A window of Leptospira fainei serovar Hurstbridge str. BUT 6 contains these coding sequences:
- a CDS encoding HPr family phosphocarrier protein: MREIHLKINENSTGMHARPASVFVNCASKFPCEVLVSKEGVEVNGKSIMGLMMLALAPGQEFSIKATGEMEGEAIDALSRLVVDDFAI; this comes from the coding sequence TTGAGAGAAATCCACCTCAAAATTAATGAAAATAGTACGGGTATGCATGCGCGCCCCGCTTCGGTCTTCGTAAATTGTGCGTCAAAATTTCCCTGCGAAGTTTTGGTTTCTAAGGAAGGCGTAGAAGTCAACGGAAAGAGTATTATGGGATTGATGATGTTGGCGTTAGCACCCGGACAAGAATTTTCCATCAAAGCTACGGGGGAAATGGAAGGGGAGGCGATAGACGCTTTATCCAGGCTTGTCGTCGACGATTTTGCGATATGA
- the priA gene encoding replication restart helicase PriA: protein MIRYAEIAFDLPIQEDTFTYEVPPETPIGVRVRARLRGRKEEGIVMSVHSNEPSYKVLPVEKIIDKIPIITDEQIKLAYWMKEQYLSSLGECIHKMIPKGRRHSKAVFDREEAESQPLPLNDEQKKAYENIKSDFGKDAVHLLFGITGSGKTEIYLHLIGDLLRKSDKGVLLLVPEIGLTYHIIRKLEAVFPGQIALLHSALKVSERFKAYMDLLHGKKRIAVGTRSAVFAPVPKLGLIIIDEEHDGSFKEHSSPRYHARQVALQRCRESKAVLVLGSATPALEVYHLAVTGKIGLQILSKRPGKAKPPLVRIVENRKDSRLISSDLSFAIKQRLDRKEQVILLLNRRGYSPLLYSENEKSYVPCPNCTSHLCFHKKGSVVCHLCGYTDSLAHIEAIRGEKLVLLGTGTQKLEEHLLEAFPGSKIERLDQDSIQDRSLLTEVIGRLVHGEIDILTGTQMISKGLDAGRVTLVGVLNAGIGLGLPDFRAGERVFSLLTQVAGRAGRADLLGEVIIETHTPDHPIIRMAIDQNYVKFYESELPIRRELFYPPYSRLIRILSRSPDEQASLKTIDAVSTILKRHLPDPNTILLGPAPCPFYKIDKNFRNHLLIKTTAQNKWREVLREEVRKIKIPKNVYLELDFDPVDLV, encoded by the coding sequence TTGATTCGTTACGCCGAAATCGCTTTTGACCTTCCGATTCAAGAAGACACCTTCACTTACGAAGTTCCGCCGGAAACACCTATCGGAGTCCGCGTAAGAGCGCGATTGAGAGGCCGCAAAGAAGAAGGCATCGTGATGTCCGTTCACTCGAACGAACCGAGTTACAAGGTTCTTCCGGTTGAAAAAATTATAGATAAGATTCCGATCATCACGGACGAACAGATAAAGCTCGCATATTGGATGAAGGAGCAGTATCTTTCCTCTTTGGGTGAATGCATTCATAAGATGATTCCCAAAGGAAGAAGGCATTCTAAGGCCGTCTTCGATCGAGAAGAAGCCGAATCTCAGCCATTACCGTTAAACGACGAGCAAAAAAAAGCGTATGAGAATATCAAAAGCGATTTTGGTAAAGACGCAGTCCATCTACTTTTCGGAATTACGGGAAGCGGAAAAACGGAGATTTATCTACATTTAATCGGAGATTTATTAAGAAAAAGTGATAAAGGCGTCTTGCTTTTGGTACCGGAAATCGGATTAACGTACCATATTATTCGAAAACTCGAAGCAGTGTTTCCGGGACAAATCGCGCTATTGCATTCCGCATTGAAAGTTTCGGAACGATTTAAAGCGTACATGGATTTATTGCATGGCAAGAAGAGAATCGCAGTAGGAACACGATCGGCGGTTTTCGCGCCGGTTCCAAAACTCGGCCTAATCATCATAGACGAGGAACACGACGGTTCTTTCAAGGAACATTCGTCGCCTAGATACCACGCCCGCCAGGTGGCGCTCCAACGGTGTAGAGAGAGTAAAGCCGTCTTAGTTTTGGGCTCGGCAACTCCCGCGTTGGAAGTCTATCATTTGGCCGTCACAGGTAAAATCGGTTTACAAATCCTAAGTAAGCGCCCCGGAAAAGCAAAACCGCCTCTTGTGAGGATTGTGGAAAATAGAAAGGATTCCCGACTTATAAGTTCTGATCTAAGCTTTGCCATAAAACAACGCCTAGATCGAAAAGAACAGGTCATTCTTCTCTTAAACAGACGCGGTTACAGCCCTTTATTATATTCCGAAAATGAAAAGTCTTACGTTCCCTGTCCCAACTGCACGTCCCATCTTTGCTTTCATAAAAAAGGATCCGTCGTTTGCCATCTTTGCGGTTATACGGATTCTTTAGCACATATAGAAGCGATCCGAGGAGAAAAGTTAGTATTGCTGGGGACCGGCACTCAAAAATTGGAAGAACATTTATTAGAAGCATTCCCAGGCTCGAAGATCGAACGTCTTGACCAAGATTCGATCCAAGATCGGTCCTTGTTAACGGAAGTGATAGGTCGACTCGTTCATGGAGAAATCGATATTCTGACGGGAACTCAAATGATTTCCAAAGGATTAGACGCGGGAAGAGTTACTTTGGTCGGAGTTTTAAATGCAGGAATCGGTTTAGGGCTTCCTGATTTTAGAGCCGGAGAACGAGTTTTTTCCCTGCTGACACAAGTTGCCGGGCGAGCAGGAAGAGCAGATTTACTCGGTGAAGTCATTATCGAAACTCATACGCCGGACCACCCGATCATTCGAATGGCCATCGATCAGAATTACGTAAAATTTTACGAATCGGAACTGCCGATTCGAAGAGAACTGTTCTATCCTCCATATTCAAGATTGATCCGAATCCTCTCCAGATCGCCGGATGAACAAGCGTCTCTAAAAACGATCGATGCAGTCTCTACGATCCTTAAACGTCATCTACCGGATCCTAATACGATCCTTCTCGGCCCTGCGCCTTGTCCTTTTTATAAGATAGATAAAAACTTTAGGAATCATTTACTTATCAAAACCACTGCTCAGAATAAATGGAGAGAAGTATTGCGGGAGGAAGTAAGAAAGATAAAAATTCCTAAAAACGTTTACTTAGAATTGGATTTTGATCCAGTGGACCTCGTCTGA
- the hprK gene encoding HPr(Ser) kinase/phosphatase has protein sequence MSVPGINVANILKDHPELGLKLIAGEAGLQNRIHSSEINRPGLSLTGFYESFAHDRIQIFGKGEWAYLISKEGEGLSRIATEFFHFHLNCIIFTHGNSAPPIFIEYCNRLNIPLLISDVSTHKFITLISQILDRSLAPRTMRHGVLIEVFGIGILLSGKSGVGKSETALELIERGHRLVADDMVEIRRLSESYLIGTCSDLLRHHMEIRGLGILNIKDIFGIGSVRDHKLIELIIHLEEWSDDKEFDRTGLENRTEEVLGVLIPLIRLPVRPGRNIPIIVETAAMNQRLKKLGKNAAAEFSQKLNIYLQQGKVERNPPQN, from the coding sequence ATGTCCGTCCCGGGAATTAACGTCGCTAACATACTCAAAGATCATCCCGAACTCGGGTTAAAATTGATAGCCGGGGAAGCAGGCCTGCAGAACCGAATTCATAGTTCTGAAATAAACCGACCCGGGCTTTCTCTCACGGGATTTTACGAAAGCTTCGCTCACGATCGCATTCAAATTTTCGGAAAAGGCGAATGGGCGTATTTAATCTCCAAGGAAGGGGAAGGCCTTTCCAGGATTGCAACGGAATTCTTTCATTTTCATTTAAACTGTATTATCTTTACTCACGGGAATTCGGCTCCCCCGATCTTTATCGAATATTGCAATCGTCTCAATATTCCTTTGCTGATTTCCGACGTTTCTACGCATAAATTTATCACCTTAATTTCACAGATTCTAGATAGAAGTTTGGCTCCTAGAACGATGAGGCACGGGGTTTTAATAGAAGTTTTCGGAATCGGAATCCTTCTTTCCGGTAAAAGCGGAGTAGGAAAGAGTGAAACCGCTCTCGAATTAATCGAACGCGGCCATAGACTCGTTGCGGACGACATGGTGGAAATTCGTCGACTTTCCGAAAGTTACTTAATCGGAACTTGTTCGGATTTACTTCGTCACCACATGGAAATCAGAGGACTCGGAATATTAAATATTAAAGATATATTCGGAATAGGATCCGTCCGCGACCATAAGTTAATCGAGCTAATCATTCACCTGGAAGAATGGTCGGACGATAAAGAGTTCGATAGGACCGGGTTAGAGAACCGCACGGAGGAAGTTTTGGGTGTTTTAATTCCTTTGATTAGACTGCCGGTTCGTCCGGGCCGGAATATTCCGATCATCGTCGAAACTGCGGCAATGAATCAGCGCTTAAAAAAATTAGGTAAAAATGCCGCGGCAGAATTCAGTCAAAAATTAAATATTTATTTGCAGCAAGGTAAAGTTGAGAGAAATCCACCTCAAAATTAA
- a CDS encoding sigma-54-dependent transcriptional regulator encodes MKIFIVDDELEIRKSLKDILEDEHYEVEHFSNGRSFLKQLKSERPALVLLDVWLGKEDGLTLLDECKKIYPTLPVLMISGHGTIELAVQATKKGAVDFLEKPLSINKVLEAVEGAIVGQGKAEIPEVKLEYDEILGSSPPIQKVKFAIAQAAATNARVFIYGENGTGKELVARTIFKNSKRRDQAYVEVNCAAIPEELIESELFGYVKGAFTGATESRIGKFEAANGGTLFLDEICDMSLSTQAKVLRILQEQRFEKLGSIETISVDVRIIAATNIPVEEAIKEGKFREDLYYRLNVIPIVIPPLRDRKSDIPLLVDHYVALTLAENNLPPKKIENEAISILENHFWPGNIRELKNVIERLCIMTVGDTIRSQDVKDSLTGFLKANDLVEKGDFKRAKEEFERQYIVKTLQMNEGNVSKTSKALGIERSHLYRKMKSLAIQAEDIHD; translated from the coding sequence ATGAAAATTTTCATCGTAGACGACGAGCTCGAAATCAGAAAATCCCTCAAGGATATCTTGGAGGATGAACATTACGAAGTTGAGCATTTCTCGAACGGCAGATCTTTTCTGAAACAACTTAAGTCGGAACGACCCGCTCTCGTACTTTTAGACGTTTGGTTGGGAAAAGAAGACGGGCTTACGCTTTTGGATGAATGCAAGAAAATTTACCCGACATTACCCGTTCTAATGATTTCGGGTCATGGAACGATCGAATTAGCCGTGCAGGCGACTAAGAAAGGTGCGGTTGATTTCCTCGAAAAACCGCTATCGATTAATAAGGTGTTAGAAGCGGTGGAAGGAGCTATTGTCGGCCAAGGGAAGGCTGAAATTCCGGAAGTAAAACTGGAATACGATGAAATTTTAGGAAGCTCGCCCCCGATACAAAAGGTCAAGTTTGCAATCGCCCAAGCCGCAGCAACGAACGCGCGCGTTTTCATCTACGGAGAAAACGGAACAGGTAAAGAATTGGTCGCGAGAACTATATTCAAAAACTCGAAACGAAGAGATCAAGCTTACGTTGAAGTAAATTGCGCCGCAATTCCCGAAGAGCTAATCGAATCGGAATTGTTCGGGTATGTGAAGGGAGCCTTTACCGGAGCAACAGAATCAAGAATCGGGAAATTTGAAGCCGCAAACGGAGGAACTTTATTCTTAGACGAAATCTGTGATATGTCCTTATCCACCCAAGCAAAAGTACTTAGAATTCTCCAAGAGCAGCGATTCGAAAAATTGGGAAGTATCGAGACAATTTCAGTAGACGTTCGAATTATTGCCGCGACGAATATACCTGTCGAAGAAGCGATCAAGGAAGGCAAATTTCGGGAAGATCTTTACTATCGATTGAACGTAATCCCTATAGTAATTCCTCCTCTGCGAGATCGTAAATCCGATATCCCGTTACTGGTCGACCACTACGTCGCACTCACTTTAGCTGAAAATAATTTACCCCCTAAAAAAATAGAGAACGAGGCAATTTCGATTCTTGAGAATCATTTTTGGCCGGGTAACATTAGAGAACTGAAAAACGTCATCGAGCGTCTTTGCATTATGACCGTGGGCGATACGATTCGATCTCAAGACGTCAAAGATTCGCTGACAGGTTTCTTAAAAGCGAACGATCTAGTCGAAAAAGGCGATTTTAAACGAGCCAAAGAGGAATTTGAAAGGCAGTACATAGTTAAAACTTTGCAGATGAACGAAGGCAACGTCTCGAAAACGTCCAAAGCCCTCGGTATAGAACGATCGCATCTTTACCGCAAAATGAAATCTCTCGCGATCCAAGCGGAGGATATCCATGACTGA
- the lptB gene encoding LPS export ABC transporter ATP-binding protein yields MGKTIRCQNLVKIYNKRKVVDGVTFDIRKGEVVGLLGPNGAGKTTSFYMSVGFVQPDSGHVFIDDQDVTEFPMHTRAKLGVGYLAQEASIFRKLTVAENLEAILETLKIPRSEIIRRRDELLLELQIMRVANQKGYTLSGGERRRCEIARSLVTNPDFILLDEPFAGVDPIAVKDIQTVINSLKEKGLGILITDHNVRETLKITDRAYIMHSGKILIAGTPKELVNDKEAKRMYLGEDFKL; encoded by the coding sequence ATGGGTAAGACAATCCGTTGCCAGAACCTCGTAAAGATATATAATAAACGCAAGGTCGTTGACGGGGTCACCTTCGATATTCGGAAAGGAGAAGTCGTAGGATTATTAGGCCCCAACGGGGCAGGCAAGACTACTTCCTTTTATATGTCTGTAGGCTTCGTGCAACCCGATTCGGGTCATGTATTCATAGACGACCAAGACGTAACAGAGTTTCCGATGCATACACGCGCGAAGTTAGGAGTCGGATATTTGGCTCAAGAAGCTTCTATTTTTCGTAAGCTCACTGTCGCTGAGAATTTGGAAGCCATCCTAGAAACGTTAAAAATTCCTAGAAGCGAAATCATTAGAAGAAGAGACGAATTGCTGTTAGAGCTTCAAATTATGCGCGTTGCCAATCAAAAAGGGTATACGCTTTCGGGCGGAGAGCGAAGAAGATGCGAAATCGCCCGCTCACTTGTTACGAATCCCGACTTTATCCTTCTTGACGAACCTTTTGCAGGGGTGGATCCTATAGCCGTTAAGGATATTCAAACGGTAATAAATAGCCTAAAGGAAAAAGGATTAGGAATACTTATCACCGACCATAATGTGCGAGAGACGTTAAAAATAACGGATCGAGCTTATATAATGCATAGCGGGAAAATTTTGATCGCCGGAACACCGAAGGAACTTGTGAACGATAAAGAAGCGAAGCGAATGTATTTGGGCGAGGATTTTAAACTGTGA
- a CDS encoding LptA/OstA family protein: MKNRLGSFLSILTLLFVDGLFSHVRPPLLFSPESLERKPIQGIGEPDPAKKESFPTYWGGSTLTQEDKQIQGLKVTTFTLEGGAWIQHKKVKLSANRIEVIGKEAYKAFLKYGVEVDDQENGTTLKAGTGEYDKYAETVIIKDRPRLFFKDKTGKTTVISAQTIERQLSTKITKLVGGVVITHPDVTILCKEALFKESENVITTDPNPFLLSKDRYLTGVKLSFYTSENRILLEQNTVLFQTSYEKRQTEDGKETTEKIITILKGDRLESSNDENKERVISLKGNSTIFRKNVKITAETLESLGTDSRTIRGRKNVRIHDRENYLILSGNVLDYFRKEEYMHVTDDGKMEFLDSKSGAVTTTMTAQEFERFLDKDETVIRGNVYIKAKGSQAMGEYATYYEKDETIYLEGNPRVDRAGKILRAGKILFYPREGRAILTEGVHLGN; this comes from the coding sequence ATGAAAAATCGTCTCGGCTCGTTTCTCTCTATTTTGACGCTTCTATTCGTAGACGGCCTTTTTTCTCATGTTCGCCCTCCTTTATTATTCTCTCCGGAATCGTTGGAACGGAAACCTATACAAGGAATCGGTGAACCGGATCCTGCAAAAAAGGAAAGTTTTCCCACATATTGGGGGGGAAGCACCCTTACCCAAGAGGATAAACAGATCCAAGGATTGAAAGTCACGACGTTTACTCTGGAGGGGGGGGCTTGGATCCAACATAAAAAAGTAAAGCTTTCCGCCAACAGGATTGAAGTGATAGGAAAGGAAGCATATAAAGCATTCTTAAAATACGGCGTCGAAGTCGACGATCAGGAAAACGGAACCACACTTAAGGCCGGCACCGGTGAATACGATAAATATGCTGAAACTGTCATTATAAAAGATAGACCTAGGTTATTCTTTAAGGATAAAACCGGCAAAACGACCGTAATTTCCGCCCAGACGATCGAAAGGCAACTTAGCACTAAAATCACGAAGCTGGTCGGCGGAGTCGTCATCACTCACCCGGACGTGACTATTTTATGCAAAGAAGCATTATTTAAAGAATCCGAAAACGTAATTACAACGGATCCAAACCCTTTTTTGCTCTCCAAAGACCGATATCTAACCGGCGTTAAGCTTTCGTTCTATACTAGCGAAAACCGAATTCTACTGGAGCAAAATACCGTTCTTTTCCAAACTTCGTACGAGAAGCGACAAACTGAAGACGGCAAGGAAACAACCGAAAAGATCATTACCATCCTAAAGGGCGATCGATTGGAGAGTAGCAACGATGAAAATAAGGAAAGAGTGATTAGCTTAAAGGGAAACTCCACTATATTCAGAAAGAACGTAAAAATCACAGCAGAGACGTTGGAATCATTAGGGACAGATTCGCGTACGATTCGCGGGAGAAAAAACGTTCGAATCCATGACAGAGAAAATTATCTAATTCTTTCCGGAAACGTATTGGATTACTTTCGAAAAGAAGAATACATGCATGTGACCGACGACGGTAAGATGGAATTCTTGGATTCGAAATCCGGAGCGGTGACGACCACGATGACTGCCCAAGAGTTCGAGCGATTTCTAGATAAGGACGAAACCGTGATACGCGGGAATGTGTATATAAAGGCAAAAGGTTCGCAAGCGATGGGCGAATATGCCACTTATTATGAAAAAGATGAGACGATCTATTTGGAAGGAAATCCTCGTGTGGATCGGGCCGGCAAGATTTTACGGGCGGGAAAAATCCTCTTTTATCCTAGGGAAGGCCGGGCGATTCTGACGGAAGGAGTCCATCTAGGAAATTAG
- the fmt gene encoding methionyl-tRNA formyltransferase: MKIAFFGTPEHSAKLLSSLLEEKDIEILFVVTNPDRPKGRSKTPSPSPVKEIAQNAGIPVFQFESIKREREKAVQEFSKFPAELYVVFAYGSILPKEVFQFPKFGSINLHGSLLPDLRGASPVQTALWKGYSKTGISIQYIGEGMDEGDIIQEKEISISMEDDTGTLMDKITQAGIECLRQLLKGSRTEFFPAIGQDHSKATYCTKLKSEDRILDFTLPAIDVHNRIRALAPDPGAVCSFRDKRLVLRKTIWTDILEEPTLPGRLKRMDRKGLLFQCGDGRFLEVISLQPENKNRMSAADFLNGFRITEEDRFQ, encoded by the coding sequence ATGAAAATCGCATTCTTTGGGACGCCGGAACATTCGGCTAAACTTCTTTCTTCTCTCTTAGAAGAGAAAGATATCGAAATCCTATTCGTAGTCACTAATCCGGATCGTCCAAAAGGGCGCAGTAAAACCCCGAGCCCTAGTCCGGTAAAAGAAATTGCACAAAATGCCGGAATACCCGTATTTCAATTCGAATCGATTAAAAGGGAAAGGGAAAAAGCCGTGCAAGAATTTTCCAAATTTCCTGCCGAGTTATACGTAGTCTTCGCCTATGGGTCGATCCTGCCAAAAGAAGTCTTTCAATTTCCTAAATTCGGCTCGATTAACTTACACGGATCGCTTCTACCCGATTTGCGAGGCGCCTCGCCGGTGCAAACTGCTCTTTGGAAAGGATACTCTAAGACAGGTATCAGTATTCAATATATCGGGGAGGGCATGGACGAAGGGGACATCATTCAAGAAAAAGAAATTTCGATTTCGATGGAAGATGACACGGGCACACTGATGGATAAAATTACCCAGGCCGGGATCGAATGCCTTAGGCAGCTACTCAAAGGAAGTAGAACGGAATTCTTTCCGGCGATCGGACAAGACCATTCTAAAGCAACCTATTGTACGAAACTGAAATCGGAGGATCGAATTTTGGATTTTACTCTTCCTGCAATCGACGTACATAATCGAATTCGAGCCTTAGCTCCCGATCCCGGTGCGGTTTGCAGTTTTCGAGATAAACGCCTGGTTCTGCGAAAAACGATTTGGACCGATATCTTGGAAGAGCCGACTTTACCTGGAAGATTGAAACGAATGGACAGAAAAGGCCTTCTTTTTCAGTGTGGAGATGGTCGATTCTTGGAAGTCATCTCTCTTCAACCGGAGAATAAGAACCGCATGAGTGCGGCGGATTTCCTGAACGGCTTCCGCATCACAGAAGAGGACCGGTTCCAGTGA
- the rpoN gene encoding RNA polymerase factor sigma-54 yields the protein MNLNHQLVQKQTQKLVMTQDLRQSIELLPLSTVELADRISAELVENPMLEEEASSERSKNPELYSVDDLRRKEKNDFLKNSDVGWQESFSIDRPQTRGSDASDRNQKYIESSPNTQSLSEHLLWQLRISSLKGKEMEIAEMLISMLDDRGFIPQTHEKLAAEIGVSVKTIRKVLDQIHQLDPLGIGASDIQQTLLVQARILKPEDVKLHDLIENHLKDLEKLDYKGISKKMGIPVENVEAMAAEIKKLEPFPATLYTPKKPDYILPDVIVREIGGEFNILLNDEWLPKLKINKEYKGFLKKGAKDSDREYISTKLSSAEWLIRSVNQRRQTLYRVVSAIIELQTEFFRKGVRFLRPLTLKDIAERLELHESTVSRITSNKYVQTSWGILELKWFFSSGLKSKSSEGGMESSKTIHDMIRNLVKEEDPENPLSDQEIVEHIEKKGIEIARRTVAKYRKILRILPSNQRKKVKSLEAR from the coding sequence GTGAATTTAAATCACCAACTCGTCCAAAAGCAAACTCAGAAACTGGTAATGACTCAGGACCTTCGCCAGTCCATCGAGCTATTGCCGCTTTCAACGGTCGAACTTGCGGATAGAATCAGCGCCGAGTTGGTGGAAAATCCTATGTTGGAGGAGGAAGCCTCTTCCGAAAGAAGCAAAAACCCGGAATTATATTCGGTAGACGATCTTCGAAGAAAAGAAAAGAACGATTTCTTAAAAAACTCGGATGTCGGCTGGCAAGAATCGTTCAGCATAGATAGACCGCAAACTCGCGGCTCGGATGCTTCCGATCGAAATCAAAAATATATAGAATCCTCGCCCAATACTCAATCACTGTCGGAACATCTTCTTTGGCAATTGCGCATTTCCTCGTTAAAAGGAAAGGAAATGGAAATCGCCGAAATGCTTATTTCGATGCTGGACGACCGAGGATTCATTCCCCAAACTCACGAAAAACTGGCCGCAGAGATCGGAGTGAGCGTCAAGACGATTCGAAAGGTTTTGGATCAGATTCACCAGTTGGATCCTCTTGGAATCGGTGCAAGCGATATCCAACAGACGTTGTTAGTACAAGCTAGAATTTTAAAACCGGAAGACGTTAAACTCCACGACTTAATCGAGAATCATTTGAAAGATCTGGAAAAACTGGATTACAAAGGAATTTCGAAGAAGATGGGAATTCCCGTGGAAAATGTCGAAGCGATGGCTGCAGAAATTAAGAAATTAGAGCCTTTTCCAGCCACTTTGTACACCCCTAAAAAACCGGATTATATACTTCCGGACGTTATCGTAAGGGAGATCGGCGGCGAGTTTAATATTCTGCTAAACGACGAATGGCTTCCGAAACTGAAAATTAATAAAGAATATAAGGGTTTCTTAAAGAAAGGCGCAAAAGATTCGGATCGAGAATATATTTCCACTAAGTTAAGTTCCGCCGAATGGTTGATTCGTTCCGTCAATCAGCGCCGGCAAACTTTATACAGGGTCGTATCGGCAATCATAGAACTCCAAACCGAATTCTTTCGGAAAGGAGTTCGCTTTCTAAGGCCGCTTACTCTAAAGGATATCGCGGAAAGACTGGAATTACACGAATCCACCGTATCTAGAATCACTTCGAATAAATATGTTCAGACTTCTTGGGGAATTCTAGAGTTAAAATGGTTTTTCTCTTCCGGGCTTAAATCCAAAAGCTCCGAAGGTGGAATGGAATCTTCCAAAACGATCCACGATATGATTCGAAATTTAGTAAAGGAAGAAGATCCTGAAAATCCGTTATCCGATCAGGAAATTGTGGAGCATATCGAGAAAAAAGGGATCGAAATCGCAAGACGAACGGTTGCAAAATACCGCAAAATTTTAAGAATACTTCCATCGAACCAAAGAAAGAAAGTTAAATCTTTGGAGGCAAGATAG
- a CDS encoding LIC_11548 family sensor histidine kinase codes for MNLFPFRNEENRYYLRDLLILFGVIVVAIISAELLHFRRSDESTFVDRVLVYIYYTIPLFALALAISYLYRNKRNLETGRLRSSIRYRLSLAFLFVAMLPSIPVFFLSSNVTSRLFEGFYGLDIGQALDAGEYFIAKEVQEDRKDLLIKAHLLQNLVKKENTNTNLLTLRAHELNLISNPGYYIGWYERETPVIENHSLRLPPDRSGFVPLNGETILENLSVNPAHSYYFLKVPSYDPTKYLLIGKRIFVGDEEKAYSILNTRKNYHKADLAKEKLPYELRITISLMIIIVFLLSIFFSLVFARKISRPIIDLANATQKVSLGDTDINLPLTEGGEIGALVESFNQMVKDLKSKNRELMHIQRVAAWKEVAQRMAHEIKNPLTPIQLSAERIRRKLDSSVPLPFHEIVKKGTETIVGQVKILEHLVNEFSEFARMPAPRLINQNLEPIILESEKLYEHTPGIQIELNLSKNLPEIFLDKKLFLGVMNNLFKNAVEAIERKKAKGELGANAGRIRVSTRLERRIMRKSVVLTMEDNGTGIPVEYRAKVFEPYYSTKEEHTSGIGLAIVQKTVIDHSGHISVDLSELGGCKFRIELPVA; via the coding sequence ATGAATCTTTTTCCTTTTAGGAATGAGGAAAATCGCTATTATCTACGCGATCTCCTTATCCTTTTCGGCGTCATCGTTGTCGCGATAATTTCAGCGGAACTGCTTCACTTTCGGCGATCCGATGAATCTACCTTCGTGGATCGAGTCCTAGTATATATCTATTATACGATCCCTTTATTCGCTCTCGCTCTCGCAATTTCCTATTTATATAGGAATAAGAGAAATTTAGAGACCGGGAGATTGAGAAGTTCGATTCGATATCGACTGTCTTTAGCTTTCCTATTTGTGGCAATGCTTCCGTCGATTCCGGTATTCTTTCTTTCCTCGAACGTAACGAGTCGTTTATTCGAAGGCTTTTACGGGCTCGATATCGGTCAAGCTTTGGATGCCGGCGAATACTTCATTGCGAAGGAGGTTCAGGAAGATCGCAAGGATCTACTGATAAAGGCACATCTACTTCAAAATCTCGTAAAAAAGGAAAATACGAATACCAATCTTCTTACTTTGCGCGCACATGAATTGAATCTGATTTCAAACCCGGGATATTATATAGGATGGTACGAGCGAGAGACTCCCGTTATAGAAAATCACTCGTTACGACTTCCTCCTGACCGCTCCGGATTTGTTCCTCTGAACGGAGAAACTATTCTAGAAAATCTCTCCGTAAATCCCGCGCATTCCTATTACTTTCTGAAAGTTCCGTCCTACGATCCGACCAAATATCTACTTATCGGAAAAAGAATCTTTGTCGGGGATGAGGAGAAAGCATATTCGATTTTAAACACTAGAAAGAATTATCATAAAGCCGATCTTGCTAAAGAAAAACTTCCTTATGAACTCAGAATCACCATTAGTCTTATGATTATCATCGTTTTTCTACTTTCGATTTTCTTTTCTTTGGTCTTTGCCCGAAAAATTTCTCGTCCGATTATCGATTTAGCGAACGCTACCCAGAAAGTTTCCTTGGGCGATACCGATATCAATCTTCCTTTAACGGAAGGAGGAGAGATCGGAGCTTTAGTGGAATCCTTCAATCAAATGGTTAAGGATTTAAAGTCCAAAAATCGCGAATTGATGCATATCCAACGCGTAGCCGCCTGGAAGGAAGTCGCGCAAAGAATGGCGCACGAAATTAAGAACCCGTTGACCCCCATCCAACTCTCAGCAGAACGAATCCGGAGAAAATTGGATTCCAGTGTTCCATTACCGTTTCACGAAATCGTAAAAAAAGGAACGGAGACAATCGTCGGCCAAGTAAAAATATTGGAGCATTTGGTAAACGAATTCTCGGAATTCGCCAGGATGCCTGCGCCGAGGTTGATCAACCAGAATTTGGAACCGATTATACTGGAAAGTGAGAAACTTTACGAACACACTCCGGGAATTCAAATCGAATTGAATCTATCTAAGAATTTACCTGAAATATTTTTGGATAAAAAATTATTCTTAGGAGTAATGAATAATCTATTTAAGAATGCCGTAGAGGCAATCGAGAGAAAAAAAGCTAAAGGGGAATTAGGAGCAAACGCGGGAAGAATTCGCGTATCAACCAGACTCGAAAGAAGAATCATGCGAAAGTCGGTCGTATTAACGATGGAGGATAACGGCACCGGAATACCCGTCGAATACCGAGCTAAAGTTTTCGAACCGTATTACTCTACAAAGGAAGAACATACCTCCGGGATCGGACTTGCGATAGTTCAAAAAACAGTGATTGACCATAGCGGTCATATCTCCGTAGATTTATCCGAGCTGGGCGGTTGCAAATTTCGAATCGAACTGCCTGTTGCCTAA